A portion of the Nitrospirota bacterium genome contains these proteins:
- a CDS encoding glycosyltransferase family 4 protein: MRSALPLRLAHMSWQQDYSRITGINWSEYTLLCHSSKENFSQSGHTALKAPADMKAQIEAATGARILDGLARFEDFVDSLRNVDVAVISHGGFHHTGFMAAHKAGVPLIVERVENPNPCQQYDFVDWTICVSQSVARLQPDSSRTSVIYSGIDLGRFRTDRVKIAKKDRLILVQVGYPYDVDPAGMERLVGLLRGAGVPAVGWTVGTDGPSTELHRYWGWRNDVPEILNQADLFIHLAPRDEAFGYMVVEAMACGLIPIVANLEGPGEIVQNGTSGFHYTRGNLEEAGSVVAALWRDVASDGPIVPRFIEAARRRARDFDAPVTAAKHEALFLKLWDEKGKIRERRPLQVDPAEGPWHDTFEFLTRGRWSDFFDGVERCLAQGALPLPAADLITWIDLQVQQHPKAMMSLEDSAFARERIVSLHAALQSGDMPAAWFELLKWALLTRQSDFSRRFLRRCLELAGRSGESETWIHRLAATELFSYCTQFNHPDLSRRLASLADDLRGRVFSGRTGLPDLPHSPAITQATTLFPL; the protein is encoded by the coding sequence ATGCGGTCTGCATTGCCCCTCCGTCTGGCCCACATGAGCTGGCAGCAGGACTACAGCCGGATCACCGGAATCAACTGGAGCGAATACACGCTGCTCTGCCATTCGTCCAAAGAGAATTTCTCCCAGTCCGGCCACACGGCGTTGAAGGCGCCGGCCGACATGAAGGCGCAAATCGAAGCCGCCACCGGGGCCAGGATTCTTGACGGTCTCGCCCGGTTCGAGGACTTCGTGGATTCGCTACGAAACGTCGACGTCGCCGTGATCAGTCACGGCGGGTTTCATCACACGGGATTCATGGCGGCGCACAAAGCCGGCGTGCCGCTCATCGTAGAGCGGGTGGAAAATCCGAATCCCTGCCAACAGTATGATTTTGTCGATTGGACCATCTGCGTCTCCCAGAGCGTGGCCCGTCTCCAACCGGATTCCTCCCGGACGAGCGTCATCTACAGCGGGATCGATCTCGGGCGATTCCGGACCGACCGGGTGAAGATTGCAAAGAAGGACCGGCTGATCCTCGTTCAGGTCGGTTATCCGTATGACGTGGATCCGGCGGGAATGGAGCGCCTGGTGGGCCTCCTCCGAGGCGCAGGGGTCCCTGCGGTCGGCTGGACGGTGGGCACCGATGGGCCATCGACCGAACTCCATCGCTATTGGGGCTGGCGGAACGACGTTCCCGAAATCTTGAATCAGGCCGATCTGTTTATTCACCTGGCTCCGCGAGATGAGGCGTTCGGCTACATGGTCGTCGAAGCCATGGCCTGCGGCCTGATTCCCATTGTCGCAAACCTGGAGGGACCGGGAGAAATCGTTCAGAACGGGACGAGCGGGTTTCACTACACCCGAGGGAACCTGGAAGAAGCAGGTTCGGTCGTCGCCGCACTTTGGAGAGACGTCGCATCAGACGGCCCGATCGTACCCCGGTTCATTGAGGCAGCGCGACGCCGCGCGCGCGATTTCGATGCACCGGTCACCGCGGCAAAGCACGAGGCCCTATTCTTGAAGTTGTGGGATGAGAAAGGGAAGATCCGCGAACGTCGGCCGCTCCAGGTCGATCCGGCAGAGGGGCCGTGGCATGACACTTTTGAATTTCTTACCCGTGGACGTTGGAGCGATTTTTTCGATGGCGTGGAGAGATGTTTGGCCCAGGGGGCGCTGCCGCTGCCGGCCGCCGATCTCATCACCTGGATCGATCTCCAGGTCCAACAGCACCCCAAGGCCATGATGAGTCTGGAGGATTCGGCTTTCGCTCGCGAGCGCATCGTCTCCCTCCACGCCGCCCTCCAGAGTGGGGACATGCCGGCGGCGTGGTTCGAGCTTCTAAAATGGGCCCTCCTCACTCGCCAGTCTGATTTTTCACGCCGATTTCTCCGTCGATGCTTGGAATTGGCCGGAAGATCAGGAGAATCAGAAACTTGGATTCATCGACTGGCGGCCACGGAGCTCTTCTCCTACTGCACTCAGTTCAACCATCCCGACCTGAGCCGCCGGCTTGCTTCCCTAGCCGACGATTTACGGGGGAGGGTGTTCTCCGGAAGGACCGGTTTGCCGGATCTTCCTCACTCCCCAGCCATCACCCAAGCTACAACGCTGTTCCCTTTATAG
- a CDS encoding family 43 glycosylhydrolase: MQTGCLVLLALAGAGCDAKIEDGPEPSGCLCTGWKDHPENPLIEPPKPESIIADPTVLLPEKAPDRKWHLFAHSLLGIHHYQSIDGVHWDRVTAGPPLFAGARPYLYPEGGMFYLFYESFQSLTLDRSSLQIRTSSNLTDWSTPTTVLEPSLNWEIGFQSTNGNPFIMKTGTEYWLYYSANGVLQSDTGFSEPKYIGRAMASSPEGPFEKHPAPILEPRSDDPYRNQAAGSIKVFDEKWRGRWLAFSNGIFHDAEGHSRSAIGILSSDDGLAWGKVCDRPVVGPEGDGWKSAFVYAFDVRRVGNQLWMYYNARDGWREGTERIGLATLNIPRDLSKADSCSFK, translated from the coding sequence ATGCAAACGGGTTGTCTTGTTCTGCTCGCCCTGGCCGGTGCGGGATGCGATGCGAAAATCGAGGATGGCCCTGAGCCCTCCGGCTGTCTATGCACCGGGTGGAAGGACCATCCGGAAAATCCGCTCATTGAGCCGCCCAAGCCGGAATCGATCATCGCCGACCCCACCGTGCTCTTGCCGGAAAAGGCGCCGGATCGAAAGTGGCACCTGTTCGCCCACAGCCTGCTGGGGATCCATCACTATCAGTCCATCGACGGCGTTCACTGGGACCGCGTGACGGCCGGTCCGCCCCTCTTCGCCGGCGCCCGTCCGTATCTCTATCCGGAAGGTGGCATGTTCTACCTGTTCTACGAATCCTTTCAGAGCCTGACACTCGATCGGTCTTCCTTGCAGATCCGTACTTCGAGCAATCTGACGGATTGGTCCACTCCGACCACTGTGCTGGAGCCCTCGCTCAATTGGGAAATCGGTTTCCAGTCCACGAATGGGAATCCCTTCATCATGAAAACAGGAACTGAGTACTGGCTCTACTACAGCGCCAACGGCGTGCTCCAAAGCGACACGGGATTCTCGGAGCCGAAGTACATCGGGCGGGCGATGGCCTCAAGCCCGGAGGGACCTTTTGAAAAACATCCGGCGCCGATCTTGGAACCGCGATCGGACGATCCGTACCGAAATCAAGCGGCAGGATCCATCAAAGTATTCGACGAGAAGTGGCGGGGCCGATGGCTAGCCTTCAGCAACGGGATTTTTCACGACGCAGAAGGGCACTCCCGCTCCGCGATCGGAATCCTTTCATCGGATGACGGACTCGCATGGGGGAAGGTCTGCGACCGCCCCGTTGTGGGTCCGGAGGGCGACGGCTGGAAATCGGCCTTCGTGTACGCATTCGACGTGAGGCGCGTCGGCAACCAACTCTGGATGTACTACAACGCCCGCGACGGCTGGAGAGAGGGCACCGAACGCATCGGCCTGGCCACGCTCAACATCCCTCGCGATCTTTCCAAGGCTGATTCCTGCTCTTTCAAATAG
- a CDS encoding glycosyltransferase family 9 protein encodes MNAERVLFIRLSSLGDVLRTLPTMAAFKSAFPQTTVGFLTSESYAFLRGGLTFVDKFHFWYSGRRSEVIREIRRERYERSYNLHPILRAGLISAMLGIRERYGFGPALDREGGFLFSNHRVNVLPCTHRLDQTVELVKASGASLEPVLRPFALAPNQTPEAVTRLLDREKLGPQPFAVFIPGSSPGATEKRWPHPSYAELGRRLASRFKLSVFVLPGLGETALAAEVMRGTDSAGRVVPELRLEEIASLLSRARMVVGGDTGLTHLANTMGVPSLMIFGPTDPAVYSPRIGKFECLGGRPGAGRPHRGASRRAAPPTSSISVNQAFDACARLLDRTRV; translated from the coding sequence GTGAACGCCGAGCGCGTGCTTTTCATCCGGCTCAGTTCGCTCGGCGATGTGCTACGGACGCTTCCGACGATGGCCGCGTTCAAGTCGGCCTTCCCCCAAACGACGGTCGGCTTCCTCACATCGGAGTCGTACGCGTTTCTGAGGGGCGGCCTGACGTTTGTCGACAAATTTCATTTCTGGTACTCGGGCCGTCGCTCCGAAGTCATCCGCGAAATCCGGAGGGAGCGATACGAACGCAGTTACAATCTCCATCCCATCCTAAGGGCGGGGCTGATCTCAGCCATGCTGGGCATTCGGGAACGCTACGGTTTCGGGCCGGCTCTCGATCGGGAGGGCGGATTCCTCTTTTCCAACCACAGGGTGAATGTCCTGCCCTGCACTCATCGCCTCGACCAGACCGTTGAGTTGGTCAAGGCCTCCGGGGCAAGCTTGGAGCCTGTGCTGCGACCATTTGCCCTTGCGCCGAATCAGACACCCGAAGCCGTTACGCGACTGTTGGATCGGGAGAAGTTGGGACCCCAGCCGTTCGCCGTGTTCATTCCGGGCTCAAGCCCAGGGGCGACGGAAAAGAGATGGCCGCATCCATCGTACGCGGAGTTGGGTCGGCGGCTCGCATCGAGATTCAAGCTGTCCGTGTTCGTCCTGCCCGGATTGGGTGAGACGGCTCTTGCCGCGGAGGTGATGCGGGGGACGGACTCAGCCGGGCGGGTGGTTCCAGAATTGCGATTGGAGGAGATCGCCTCCCTTCTGTCCCGGGCTCGGATGGTTGTGGGGGGTGACACGGGACTGACCCATCTGGCGAACACGATGGGGGTGCCCTCGCTGATGATCTTCGGACCGACCGACCCTGCGGTCTACTCCCCCCGAATCGGAAAGTTCGAATGCTTGGGTGGTCGACCGGGAGCAGGACGGCCCCATCGTGGGGCCAGCCGTCGCGCCGCGCCGCCGACGTCCAGCATCAGCGTCAATCAAGCCTTCGATGCCTGCGCGCGGTTGCTTGACCGGACGCGAGTCTGA
- a CDS encoding radical SAM protein, which translates to MIDFRLEKKRRKLLADETGTIHKQGAGYSVALVYPNVYSVGMGNLGFQAVYGYLNGLDGVSCERAFLPDHEDLPLYEKHDTHLFTLESGRPITAFDLLAFSISFEDDLLNLPRLFRLSRLPLLARARSDRHPLVLGGGMCAFMNPEPMAPMMDFLFLGEAEAGISEVLEALLSVERGSGNREEALTALLRVPGVYVPRSYEVVYDERAWVSERRPLKGAPTIISKLRAEMLKGFVTKSVVYTPNSDFGAMHLVEVTRGCGWRCRFCAEGYTYLPPRTYDADAILRTLPQGEGIRKVGLVGTSLPEHPHLLELLRGAALDQRTVCTASLRMDGANREVLTRMSEGAQKTLTIAPEAGNERMRRVINKPISDAALFRSVETAMDCGIKHIKLYFIVGLPFEEDEDVKDVARLGEHIWGLIQSKSRHADSKLTLSVNPFIPKPSTPFQWCGLKPEPELKRKVASIKNGLAHIERVHVSGYSPRQAVLQSLLSIGDRRVGEAMANAAGDQGSARGHWAAEFPPKDWIVHRAKDVGETLPWDFIDHGVRKSFLVDEYRRAEAEVRTRACHVPTCRICGVCTDESASAVAPGHEHRAGGSM; encoded by the coding sequence GTGATCGATTTCCGTCTGGAAAAGAAGCGCCGGAAACTTCTGGCGGATGAAACGGGCACGATCCACAAACAGGGAGCCGGCTACTCCGTGGCCCTTGTCTACCCGAACGTCTACTCCGTCGGCATGGGGAATCTCGGGTTCCAGGCCGTCTACGGCTACCTCAACGGCCTCGACGGTGTTTCTTGTGAGCGAGCGTTTCTCCCGGACCACGAGGATCTTCCGCTCTACGAGAAACATGATACCCATCTTTTCACGCTTGAGTCCGGACGGCCCATCACCGCATTTGACCTGCTCGCCTTTTCCATTTCATTCGAGGATGATCTCCTGAATCTCCCGCGGCTCTTCCGGCTCTCTCGCCTGCCGCTTCTTGCCCGGGCGAGGAGCGATCGACATCCTCTCGTGCTCGGGGGCGGCATGTGCGCGTTCATGAATCCCGAACCGATGGCGCCGATGATGGATTTCCTTTTCCTTGGAGAGGCCGAGGCGGGGATTTCGGAAGTGCTTGAAGCCCTGCTGTCCGTCGAACGAGGGAGTGGAAACCGCGAAGAGGCCCTGACCGCACTGCTTCGTGTTCCGGGAGTCTATGTGCCCCGCTCCTACGAGGTTGTTTACGATGAGCGAGCCTGGGTCTCGGAGCGCCGGCCGCTCAAGGGCGCGCCGACGATCATTTCCAAGCTCCGGGCTGAAATGCTCAAGGGATTTGTCACCAAGAGCGTCGTCTACACGCCGAACAGCGATTTCGGCGCGATGCATCTTGTCGAAGTCACCCGAGGCTGCGGCTGGCGTTGCCGATTCTGCGCCGAAGGCTACACGTACCTCCCGCCGCGGACGTACGATGCAGACGCTATTTTGCGGACGCTCCCCCAGGGTGAGGGTATTCGCAAGGTGGGGCTCGTAGGCACCTCCCTTCCCGAGCATCCACACCTCCTCGAACTGCTCCGGGGGGCGGCGCTGGATCAGCGCACGGTGTGTACGGCAAGTTTGAGGATGGACGGCGCGAATCGCGAGGTGTTGACTCGGATGTCCGAGGGCGCTCAAAAGACGCTGACCATCGCCCCGGAGGCCGGGAACGAACGCATGCGGCGCGTCATCAACAAGCCGATCTCGGACGCCGCCCTCTTTCGTTCGGTCGAAACGGCGATGGACTGTGGGATCAAACACATCAAGCTCTATTTCATCGTCGGCCTGCCGTTCGAGGAAGATGAGGACGTGAAAGATGTAGCCCGCCTCGGTGAACACATCTGGGGTCTGATCCAATCGAAGAGCCGTCACGCGGACTCCAAACTGACCCTGAGCGTCAATCCGTTCATCCCGAAGCCGTCGACGCCCTTCCAATGGTGTGGACTGAAACCCGAGCCTGAGCTGAAGAGAAAGGTCGCGTCGATTAAGAACGGCTTGGCCCACATCGAGCGGGTGCATGTGAGTGGATACTCGCCCAGGCAGGCCGTCCTTCAAAGTCTTCTGTCGATCGGCGATCGGCGTGTGGGGGAAGCCATGGCCAACGCTGCGGGCGACCAGGGTTCGGCACGGGGACACTGGGCCGCGGAGTTTCCGCCGAAAGACTGGATCGTCCATCGGGCAAAGGATGTTGGGGAAACGCTCCCGTGGGATTTCATCGATCACGGAGTACGCAAATCGTTTCTGGTTGATGAATACCGGCGCGCCGAGGCGGAGGTTCGCACGCGCGCGTGCCACGTCCCCACGTGCCGCATCTGTGGGGTCTGCACAGATGAGTCTGCATCGGCCGTTGCCCCTGGACATGAACACCGGGCCGGGGGGTCCATGTGA